The Mesorhizobium koreense genome includes a window with the following:
- a CDS encoding amino acid ABC transporter substrate-binding protein yields MAASANASTLDEVKKKGFVQCGVNTGLAGFAAPDSSGNWKGFDIDICRAVAAAIFGDGDKVKFTPTTAKERFTALQSGEIDLLSRNTTWTETRDTELGFNFAGVNYYDGQGFMINAKKLSGVTSALQLSGASVCVQTGTTTELNLADYFKANHMEYHPVVFEKLEESYAAYDAGRCDVYTTDQSGLYAIRLTLKNPDDHAILPEIISKEPLGPAVRQGDDQWFDIVKWTLNAMIIAEEDGITQANVEEMKNSDKPEIRRVLGQEKGSKYGADLGLSEDWVVNIVKAVGNYGESFERNLGQGSPLKIKRGLNQLWNKGGILYAPPIR; encoded by the coding sequence ATGGCTGCGTCGGCCAATGCGTCGACGCTGGACGAAGTGAAGAAAAAAGGATTCGTACAGTGCGGTGTGAACACGGGGCTCGCAGGCTTCGCCGCACCGGATTCCAGCGGCAACTGGAAGGGTTTCGACATCGACATCTGCCGGGCCGTGGCTGCCGCCATTTTCGGCGACGGCGACAAGGTGAAATTCACGCCGACCACCGCCAAGGAGCGTTTCACCGCGCTTCAATCGGGCGAGATCGATCTGCTTTCGCGCAACACGACCTGGACCGAAACGCGCGACACCGAGCTCGGCTTCAACTTTGCCGGCGTCAACTACTATGACGGCCAGGGCTTCATGATCAACGCCAAGAAGCTCTCCGGCGTCACGTCGGCGCTGCAGCTTTCGGGCGCCTCGGTATGCGTGCAGACGGGCACGACGACGGAACTCAACCTCGCCGACTATTTCAAGGCGAACCACATGGAATACCATCCGGTGGTTTTCGAGAAACTCGAGGAGAGCTACGCCGCTTATGATGCGGGCCGCTGCGACGTCTATACGACCGACCAATCGGGCCTCTATGCGATCCGGCTGACGCTGAAGAACCCGGACGACCATGCGATTCTGCCGGAGATCATCTCCAAGGAGCCGCTCGGCCCGGCCGTGCGCCAGGGCGACGACCAGTGGTTCGACATCGTGAAGTGGACCCTCAACGCGATGATCATCGCCGAGGAGGATGGCATCACGCAGGCCAATGTCGAGGAGATGAAGAACTCCGACAAACCCGAAATCAGGCGTGTCCTGGGCCAGGAGAAGGGCTCCAAATACGGCGCCGACCTGGGCTTGAGCGAGGACTGGGTCGTCAACATCGTCAAGGCCGTCGGGAATTACGGCGAGTCCTTCGAGCGCAATCTCGGCCAGGGCAGCCCGCTCAAGATCAAGCGTGGCCTCAACCAACTCTGGAACAAGGGCGGTATCCTCTACGCACCGCCCATCCGCTGA
- a CDS encoding BrnA antitoxin family protein, which yields MSKKIKPIPAFHDEAEERHFWETKDSTDYVDWSKAAAVRLPNLKPLTTSISLRLPVGLLERIKIAANKRDMPYQSLIKAWLTEKVETR from the coding sequence ATGAGCAAGAAAATTAAACCGATTCCAGCTTTCCATGATGAAGCAGAAGAGCGGCATTTCTGGGAAACCAAGGATTCAACGGATTACGTCGATTGGAGCAAGGCCGCAGCCGTACGGCTTCCCAATCTTAAACCATTGACGACATCAATTTCGCTGCGGCTGCCGGTAGGCCTGCTGGAACGCATCAAAATCGCGGCCAACAAGAGGGACATGCCTTATCAATCACTGATTAAGGCCTGGCTCACAGAGAAGGTGGAGACGCGTTAA
- the dapA gene encoding 4-hydroxy-tetrahydrodipicolinate synthase, which yields MFRGSFTALVTPFRQDGSLDEKAFADLIEWQIGEGTQGLVPVGTTGESPTLSHAEHRRVVEICVETAKGRAPVIAGAGSNNTNEAIELAQYAEKVGADAVLVVTPYYNKPNQRGLYAHFAAVAKATKLPIFIYNIPPRSIIDMTPETMGKLAHDFRNIVGVKDATAKVDRVTDQRITCGADFIQLSGEDASALGFNAHGGVGCISVTSNVAPRLCAEFQEASLSGDRDRAIELQDRLMPLHRALFIEPNPAGPKYALSRLGRLENVVRSPMVTIEADTATRIDAAMKHAGLIN from the coding sequence ATGTTCAGAGGTTCCTTCACCGCGCTCGTCACGCCGTTCCGGCAGGATGGGAGCCTCGACGAGAAAGCTTTCGCCGATCTGATCGAATGGCAGATCGGGGAGGGGACGCAGGGCCTGGTGCCGGTCGGCACCACCGGCGAATCGCCGACGCTCAGCCATGCCGAGCATCGCCGGGTCGTCGAGATTTGCGTCGAGACGGCGAAGGGCAGGGCACCGGTCATCGCCGGCGCCGGCTCCAACAATACGAACGAGGCGATCGAACTGGCGCAATATGCCGAGAAGGTAGGCGCCGATGCGGTGCTGGTGGTGACGCCCTATTACAACAAGCCGAACCAGCGCGGGCTCTACGCCCACTTCGCAGCGGTCGCCAAGGCGACGAAGCTGCCGATCTTCATCTACAACATCCCTCCGCGCTCCATCATCGACATGACGCCGGAGACGATGGGCAAACTGGCGCACGACTTCAGGAATATCGTGGGGGTCAAGGACGCTACCGCCAAGGTGGACCGCGTCACCGACCAGCGCATCACCTGCGGTGCTGACTTCATCCAGCTTTCTGGCGAGGATGCTTCGGCGCTCGGCTTCAACGCCCATGGCGGCGTCGGCTGCATCTCGGTCACCTCCAATGTCGCACCGCGCTTGTGCGCCGAATTCCAGGAAGCCTCGCTTTCCGGCGACCGCGATCGCGCCATTGAGTTGCAGGACCGGCTGATGCCGCTCCACCGCGCTCTCTTCATCGAACCTAACCCGGCCGGCCCGAAATACGCGCTCTCGCGCCTCGGCCGTCTGGAGAACGTCGTGCGTTCGCCGATGGTGACCATCGAGGCGGATACCGCTACCCGCATCGATGCCGCGATGAAACATGCCGGCTTGATCAACTGA
- a CDS encoding LabA-like NYN domain-containing protein produces the protein MFDPREKIALFIDGANLYATSRALGFDIDYRKLLASFQKRGYLLRAYYYTALVEDQEYSSIRPLIDWLDYNGYKVVTKPAKEFTDSTGRRKIKGNMDIELTIDALELADVVDHYVIFSGDGDFRTLVEALQRRGRKVSIVSTMASQPPMISDELRRQADHFLDLASLKGDIGRDPSERPARRAEPSDEEDDSY, from the coding sequence ATGTTCGACCCGCGTGAGAAGATCGCACTCTTCATCGACGGCGCCAATCTTTATGCCACCTCACGGGCGCTCGGCTTCGATATCGACTATCGCAAGCTCCTCGCCAGCTTCCAGAAGCGCGGCTACCTGCTGCGCGCCTATTATTACACGGCGCTTGTGGAGGACCAGGAGTATTCCTCGATCCGCCCGTTGATCGATTGGCTCGACTACAACGGTTACAAGGTCGTGACCAAGCCGGCGAAGGAGTTCACGGATTCCACCGGCCGCCGCAAGATCAAGGGCAATATGGATATCGAATTGACGATAGACGCGCTCGAACTCGCCGATGTCGTCGACCATTACGTCATTTTCTCCGGCGACGGCGATTTTCGTACCCTGGTCGAGGCATTGCAGCGCAGGGGCCGCAAGGTCAGCATCGTCTCCACCATGGCCTCGCAGCCGCCAATGATCTCGGATGAATTGCGCCGGCAGGCCGACCATTTCCTCGACCTTGCCTCGCTCAAGGGGGATATCGGCCGCGATCCGTCCGAACGGCCGGCAAGGCGTGCCGAACCGTCCGACGAAGAGGATGATTCCTATTGA
- a CDS encoding BrnT family toxin translates to MINWTLIEGFDWDEGNARKSADKHNVGQAEAEQVFLNEPLLVMADERHSEIEARLHALGRTDSGRSLHITFTLRRAGTLIRVISARDMHRKERAWYHEQEN, encoded by the coding sequence ATGATCAACTGGACGCTGATCGAAGGGTTTGACTGGGACGAAGGAAACGCTCGAAAGAGCGCCGACAAACACAATGTCGGACAAGCAGAAGCTGAGCAGGTCTTCCTGAACGAACCGCTGCTGGTAATGGCCGACGAGAGGCATAGTGAGATAGAGGCTCGCCTTCACGCGCTTGGACGCACGGACAGTGGCCGATCTCTTCATATCACATTCACATTACGCCGGGCCGGAACGTTGATACGCGTGATTTCCGCCCGCGACATGCATCGCAAGGAGCGCGCCTGGTATCATGAGCAAGAAAATTAA
- the rpoZ gene encoding DNA-directed RNA polymerase subunit omega, producing the protein MARVTVEDCIDKVDNRFELVLLAGHRARLLSQGAPLTIDRDNDKNPVVALREIADETLSPGDLKEDLIHSLQKHVEIDEPESDAAEIVDQSEAAVGEAQNEEEGIAFDRMSEEELLAGIEGLVPPEKSDDF; encoded by the coding sequence ATGGCCCGCGTTACCGTTGAAGACTGTATCGACAAGGTCGATAACCGCTTTGAACTGGTCCTGCTTGCCGGCCACCGTGCGCGTCTGCTTTCGCAGGGCGCGCCGCTGACCATCGACCGCGACAACGACAAGAACCCGGTCGTCGCGCTGCGCGAGATCGCCGACGAGACGCTGTCGCCGGGCGACCTCAAGGAAGACCTCATCCACTCGCTGCAGAAGCATGTCGAGATCGACGAGCCGGAAAGCGATGCGGCCGAGATCGTCGACCAGTCGGAGGCTGCCGTTGGCGAGGCCCAGAACGAGGAAGAGGGCATCGCCTTCGACCGCATGTCGGAAGAGGAACTCCTTGCCGGTATCGAAGGCCTCGTGCCGCCGGAAAAGAGCGACGATTTCTGA
- the smpB gene encoding SsrA-binding protein SmpB yields MAKEKNPNSKTVAENRKARFSYEVLDTYEAGLALTGTEVKSLREGKANIQESYASVEGGEIWLINSYLPEYLQGNRFNHEPRRRRKLLLNKREMSRLAQGVEREGMTMVPLKIYFNERGRAKLLLGLARGKKLHDKRETEKERDWGREKARLLKERG; encoded by the coding sequence ATGGCCAAGGAAAAGAATCCCAATAGCAAGACCGTCGCGGAAAACCGCAAGGCGCGCTTCTCCTACGAGGTGCTCGACACCTACGAAGCGGGCCTTGCCTTGACCGGCACCGAGGTGAAGTCGCTGCGCGAGGGCAAGGCGAACATCCAGGAATCCTATGCCTCGGTGGAGGGTGGCGAGATCTGGCTGATCAACTCCTATTTGCCCGAATACCTGCAGGGCAACCGTTTCAACCATGAGCCGCGCCGGCGTCGCAAGCTCCTGCTCAACAAGCGCGAGATGTCGCGGCTGGCACAGGGCGTCGAGCGCGAAGGCATGACCATGGTGCCGCTGAAAATCTATTTCAACGAGCGTGGCCGCGCCAAGCTGCTGCTCGGACTGGCACGCGGCAAGAAACTGCACGACAAGCGTGAAACCGAGAAGGAACGGGACTGGGGCCGCGAAAAGGCGCGGTTGCTCAAGGAGCGAGGATAG
- a CDS encoding carboxymuconolactone decarboxylase family protein has protein sequence MQQRMKYQSYAPELMKQVYALNKAVDECGLEKSLLHLVKLRSSQINGCSFCVDMHSKEALRDGDTQQRVFLVSAWKESPLFSDRERAAFAYADAVTKISEQGVPDALWEATRQHFSEEELTKLTVAIGMINIWNRICVSFHVLHPVEHAKAA, from the coding sequence ATGCAACAGCGGATGAAATACCAGAGCTATGCGCCGGAACTGATGAAGCAGGTCTATGCGCTGAACAAGGCCGTGGACGAATGCGGGTTGGAGAAGAGCCTGCTCCATCTCGTCAAGCTGCGCTCCTCGCAAATCAACGGCTGTTCCTTCTGCGTGGACATGCATAGCAAGGAAGCGCTTCGTGACGGCGATACGCAGCAGCGCGTATTCCTCGTCTCGGCCTGGAAGGAATCGCCTCTCTTCAGCGACCGTGAGCGCGCCGCCTTCGCCTACGCCGACGCGGTGACGAAGATTTCTGAACAGGGAGTGCCGGATGCGCTTTGGGAAGCGACCCGCCAGCACTTCTCCGAAGAGGAACTGACGAAGCTGACGGTCGCGATCGGGATGATCAATATCTGGAACCGCATCTGCGTCTCCTTCCACGTGCTCCATCCTGTCGAGCACGCCAAGGCCGCTTGA
- a CDS encoding RelA/SpoT family protein — protein MMRQYELVERVQRYKPDVNEALLNKAYVYAMQKHGHQKRASGDPYFSHPLEVAAILTDMHMDEATIAVALLHDTIEDTTATRQEIDELFGPDMGRLVEGLTKLKKLDLVSKKAEQAENLRKLLLAIASDVRVLLVKLADRLHNMRTLDHVPPEKRLRIAEETMDIYAPLAGRMGMQGMREELEDLAFRHINPDAYRTVTERVAEIFERNRTILTDIENALLALFAKYQIKATVKNRQKKPWSVFRKMETKALSFEQLSDIFGFRVIVDTVEECYHALGAIHTTWSMVPGRFKDYISTPKQNDYRSIHTTIVGPSRQRVELQIRTQEMNRVAEYGVAAHSVYKDAGNGPNGAGPTISKDTNAYAWLRQTIEALAEGDNPEDFLENTRLELFQDQVFCFTPKGRLIALPRGATPIDFAYAVHTDVGDTCVGAKVNGRIMPLVTELKNGDEVEIIRSKAQVPPAAWESIVVTGKARSAIRRATRSAIRKQYSGLGMRILERAFERAGKPFSKDGLKPVLPRLARKDVEDVLAAVGRGELPSTDVLKAVFPDYKDERVASVAPATRQEGWFNLRNAAGMLFHIPGRSSSRKSKKKNGKSGGKEAEEANGALPIRGVRGDLPVRFAPEGAVPGDRIVGILQPGSGITIYPIQSPSLTAFDDQPERWIDVRWDIGEEHRERFPARISVTAINAPGSLADISKVIADNDANIHTLSMARTAPDFTEMLFDLEVWDLKHLNRLLSQLKEDKAVSEVRRVNG, from the coding sequence ATGATGCGGCAGTATGAGCTTGTGGAGCGGGTCCAGCGCTACAAGCCCGACGTCAATGAGGCGCTCCTCAACAAGGCCTATGTCTATGCCATGCAAAAGCATGGCCACCAGAAGCGCGCGTCCGGCGATCCCTATTTCTCGCACCCGCTCGAAGTCGCCGCGATCCTGACCGACATGCATATGGACGAAGCGACCATCGCGGTCGCGCTCCTGCATGATACGATCGAGGATACGACCGCGACCAGGCAGGAGATCGATGAGCTTTTCGGGCCGGATATGGGCCGGCTGGTCGAGGGTCTCACCAAGCTGAAGAAGCTCGATCTCGTTTCGAAGAAGGCCGAGCAGGCGGAAAATCTGCGCAAGCTCCTGCTCGCCATCGCGTCCGACGTTCGCGTCCTGCTCGTCAAGCTTGCCGACCGCCTCCACAACATGCGCACGCTCGACCACGTGCCGCCGGAAAAGCGGCTCAGGATCGCCGAGGAGACGATGGACATCTATGCGCCGCTCGCCGGCCGCATGGGCATGCAAGGCATGCGCGAGGAACTCGAGGATCTGGCCTTCCGTCACATCAATCCGGATGCCTACCGCACGGTGACCGAGCGTGTCGCCGAGATATTCGAGCGCAACCGCACCATCCTGACCGACATCGAGAACGCTCTTTTGGCGCTGTTCGCGAAGTATCAGATCAAGGCGACGGTGAAGAACCGGCAGAAGAAGCCGTGGTCGGTGTTCCGCAAGATGGAGACGAAGGCACTCTCCTTCGAGCAGCTTTCCGACATTTTCGGCTTCCGCGTCATCGTCGACACCGTCGAGGAGTGCTACCACGCGCTCGGCGCCATCCACACGACTTGGTCGATGGTTCCGGGCCGCTTCAAGGACTATATCTCCACGCCCAAGCAGAACGATTACCGGTCCATCCACACGACCATCGTCGGGCCGTCCCGGCAGCGCGTCGAGTTGCAGATCCGCACGCAGGAGATGAACCGCGTCGCCGAATATGGCGTGGCGGCGCATTCGGTCTACAAGGATGCCGGCAATGGTCCCAACGGCGCCGGGCCGACGATCTCCAAGGATACCAACGCCTATGCATGGCTGCGCCAGACGATCGAGGCGCTTGCGGAGGGCGATAATCCGGAGGATTTCCTCGAGAATACGCGGCTGGAACTCTTCCAGGACCAGGTGTTCTGCTTTACGCCCAAAGGACGGCTGATCGCGCTGCCGCGCGGCGCCACGCCCATCGACTTCGCCTACGCCGTCCATACCGATGTCGGCGATACCTGCGTCGGGGCCAAGGTCAACGGCCGCATCATGCCGCTGGTCACCGAACTGAAGAATGGCGACGAGGTCGAGATCATCCGCTCCAAGGCGCAGGTGCCGCCGGCCGCCTGGGAATCCATCGTGGTCACCGGCAAGGCCCGTTCCGCCATCCGTCGTGCCACGCGCTCCGCCATCCGCAAGCAATATTCGGGCCTCGGCATGCGTATCCTCGAACGCGCGTTCGAGCGCGCAGGCAAACCGTTTTCGAAGGACGGGCTGAAACCGGTACTGCCGCGTCTGGCGCGCAAGGACGTGGAAGACGTGCTTGCCGCCGTCGGGCGCGGCGAGTTGCCGTCGACGGACGTGCTCAAAGCCGTCTTCCCCGATTATAAGGACGAGCGCGTCGCGAGCGTCGCGCCGGCTACGAGGCAGGAAGGCTGGTTCAACCTGCGCAATGCGGCCGGCATGCTGTTCCACATTCCTGGCCGCTCGTCCTCGCGCAAGAGCAAAAAGAAGAACGGCAAATCGGGCGGCAAGGAGGCCGAAGAGGCGAACGGCGCGTTGCCGATCCGCGGCGTGCGCGGCGATCTGCCGGTGCGTTTCGCGCCGGAGGGCGCGGTGCCGGGTGACCGTATCGTGGGCATTCTGCAGCCCGGTTCCGGCATCACCATCTATCCCATCCAGTCGCCGTCGCTGACCGCCTTCGACGATCAGCCGGAGCGGTGGATCGACGTGCGCTGGGATATCGGCGAGGAACACCGGGAGCGCTTTCCCGCGCGCATCTCGGTGACGGCGATCAACGCGCCGGGATCGCTTGCCGACATCTCCAAGGTGATCGCCGACAACGACGCCAACATCCACACGCTGTCGATGGCGCGCACCGCGCCAGATTTCACCGAGATGCTTTTCGATCTGGAGGTCTGGGATTTGAAGCACCTGAACCGGCTGCTCTCCCAGCTTAAGGAAGACAAGGCCGTCAGCGAGGTCCGCCGGGTGAACGGGTAG
- a CDS encoding EthD family reductase produces the protein MAKLIALYKHPKDAAAFDRYYFATHVPLAKTLPGLKKYDVSEGGVNTPEGPSAYHLAATLYFDSVAAIQAAFASPEGQKTAADLGNFADGGVELLVFDTKEV, from the coding sequence ATGGCCAAGTTGATCGCGCTCTACAAGCATCCTAAGGACGCCGCGGCTTTCGACCGATATTATTTTGCAACGCATGTGCCGCTGGCGAAGACACTGCCGGGCCTGAAGAAATATGATGTCAGCGAAGGCGGGGTGAACACGCCTGAAGGCCCGTCGGCCTATCATCTTGCCGCGACGCTCTATTTCGATTCCGTTGCAGCCATTCAGGCGGCTTTCGCCTCTCCGGAAGGGCAGAAAACCGCCGCCGACCTCGGAAATTTCGCGGACGGCGGCGTCGAACTTCTGGTTTTCGATACGAAGGAAGTGTGA
- a CDS encoding phosphatase PAP2 family protein produces the protein MKDEALPPAGRRIRVARAVKAAWLSLTRPPLIGSTSWTRSMTWLALAAVVVVFAAHLLDDSATLFVRASHSPFLAVMAEITDVGKSQWYLVAAALLFIGIACLDWEARSRSGRSRLAFLFAQAGYAFLAVGFARIIVSLAKVLIGRARPILFDEGGSLHFQPFTAADVFNSFPSGHSATMGAVAMVLMLWFPKARVPIFLLCAFAAATRIAARAHYPSDVVAGYALGLLSALFLARCLARRRVAFRFKSGALLPVPRFRLWGRKTSRDG, from the coding sequence GTGAAAGACGAAGCGCTGCCGCCCGCCGGACGACGGATTCGTGTCGCGCGGGCCGTCAAGGCCGCGTGGCTTTCCCTGACGCGGCCGCCGCTGATCGGTTCCACGTCCTGGACGCGGTCCATGACGTGGCTGGCGCTTGCCGCGGTCGTTGTGGTGTTCGCCGCGCATCTTCTCGATGACAGCGCCACCCTTTTCGTCCGGGCGAGCCATTCCCCGTTCCTCGCCGTCATGGCGGAAATAACCGATGTCGGCAAATCGCAATGGTATCTGGTGGCGGCCGCGCTCCTGTTCATCGGCATCGCCTGCCTCGACTGGGAAGCGCGAAGCCGCTCCGGCCGTTCCCGGCTTGCCTTTCTTTTCGCGCAGGCCGGTTATGCGTTTCTGGCCGTCGGATTTGCCAGAATCATCGTCAGCCTAGCCAAGGTCCTGATCGGCCGGGCGAGGCCCATACTGTTCGACGAAGGCGGATCGCTCCATTTCCAGCCCTTCACCGCCGCCGATGTGTTCAACAGTTTTCCCTCCGGTCATTCGGCCACCATGGGCGCGGTCGCGATGGTGCTGATGCTCTGGTTCCCGAAGGCGCGCGTCCCGATCTTCCTGCTATGTGCGTTTGCGGCGGCGACGCGCATCGCCGCCCGTGCGCATTATCCCTCGGATGTCGTCGCAGGTTACGCCCTCGGTTTGCTCTCAGCCTTGTTCCTTGCGCGCTGCCTAGCGCGCCGTCGTGTCGCTTTCCGCTTCAAAAGCGGTGCGCTGCTGCCTGTTCCAAGGTTTCGGCTTTGGGGGAGGAAAACCTCTCGCGATGGCTGA
- a CDS encoding RrF2 family transcriptional regulator gives MKLGEGVEAAIHCCAVLASLEDGATMPGAALAEAHGLSPSYLLKHLNALTTAKVLESLSGPLGGYRLAREPKRISLLDIVLAVEGPEPAYRCAEIRRGGPNPLPASAYIKPCGINVAMLKAEKAYRVALAEVRLSDIVADFMEDADPRSIARSCAFVERHQRLQKSISKQG, from the coding sequence ATGAAGCTCGGGGAAGGCGTAGAGGCGGCAATCCATTGCTGCGCGGTCCTGGCCTCGCTGGAGGACGGAGCGACCATGCCGGGCGCGGCTCTTGCTGAAGCGCACGGACTTTCACCGAGCTATCTTCTGAAGCATCTGAATGCGCTGACGACGGCGAAAGTGCTGGAGTCGCTGTCGGGTCCGCTCGGCGGCTATCGGCTGGCGCGCGAGCCGAAACGTATCTCGCTGCTCGATATCGTGCTCGCGGTGGAAGGGCCGGAGCCCGCCTATCGCTGTGCTGAAATCCGCCGAGGCGGTCCCAATCCGCTCCCCGCATCCGCCTATATCAAGCCCTGCGGTATCAATGTCGCGATGCTGAAAGCGGAGAAGGCCTATCGGGTCGCGCTCGCCGAAGTGAGGCTTTCCGATATTGTCGCCGATTTTATGGAGGACGCCGACCCGCGCTCGATCGCGCGAAGCTGCGCCTTCGTCGAGCGTCATCAACGATTGCAGAAATCCATTTCCAAACAAGGATGA
- a CDS encoding uracil-DNA glycosylase, producing the protein MIAASAVAAEPQHDCPLCPRLHGFIAEWREREPTWHNAPVPTFMAPEDDASVRLLIIGLAPGLRGANRTGRPFTGDYAGNLLYRIMIAHGFARGLYEARPDDGLELIGSAITNAVRCVPPQNKPVGAEIATCRRFLSATIDRFDNLRAILTLGAIAHQSTVRALGERVAAIPFRHGERYEVGNLSIFPSYHCSRYNTNTGVLTEAMFDKVFREVAAFLEN; encoded by the coding sequence TTGATAGCGGCTTCCGCCGTGGCCGCAGAACCACAACACGACTGTCCGCTTTGCCCGCGCCTGCACGGCTTCATAGCCGAGTGGCGCGAGCGCGAGCCGACATGGCACAACGCGCCCGTCCCCACTTTCATGGCGCCGGAGGATGACGCCTCGGTGCGGCTCCTGATCATCGGGCTGGCGCCCGGCCTGCGCGGCGCCAACCGCACCGGCCGACCCTTCACCGGTGACTACGCCGGCAACCTGCTCTACCGGATCATGATCGCCCATGGCTTCGCGCGCGGTCTTTATGAGGCGCGGCCGGACGACGGGCTGGAGTTGATCGGCTCCGCGATCACCAACGCCGTGCGCTGCGTACCGCCGCAGAACAAGCCGGTCGGCGCTGAGATCGCCACCTGCCGGCGGTTCCTTTCGGCCACGATCGATCGCTTCGACAATCTGCGGGCGATCCTGACGCTGGGCGCCATCGCGCACCAATCGACCGTGCGCGCGCTCGGCGAGCGCGTGGCGGCAATCCCGTTTCGGCACGGCGAGCGCTACGAGGTGGGGAACTTGTCTATTTTCCCGAGCTATCACTGCTCGCGCTACAACACCAATACGGGTGTGCTGACCGAGGCGATGTTCGACAAGGTTTTCAGAGAGGTGGCGGCGTTTCTGGAGAATTGA
- a CDS encoding cystathionine beta-lyase: MARRIDSKMGTNTQLAHIGNDPREFYGFVNPPVVHASTVLYPDAATMVSRKQKYTYGTRGTPTSDALCDAIDHLEGSAGTVALPSGLVAVTLPLLAFLSAGDHVLITDSVYHPTRNFADTMLKRLGVEVDYYDPEIGAGIAALIKPNTKVVFTESPASNTFEMQDIPAIAKAAHAAGAIVMMDNTWATPLYFRPLDHGVDISIHAATKYPGGHSDVLLGTVSANEACWPQLRETFTTMGVCAGPDDVYQVLRGLRTMGVRLAHHQKSALDIARWLETQKGVARVLHPGLESHPGHTLWKRDFSGASGIFSVVLDGGGEKEAHAFLDALDIFGLGYSWGGYESLAVNVFLGDRTVKKAYEGPVIRLQIGLEDVDDLKADISRGLKAARN; encoded by the coding sequence ATGGCGAGACGGATTGACAGCAAGATGGGCACCAACACGCAGCTTGCCCATATCGGCAACGACCCGCGTGAGTTTTACGGCTTCGTCAACCCGCCGGTCGTGCATGCCTCGACCGTTCTCTACCCAGACGCCGCGACGATGGTCTCGCGCAAACAGAAATACACCTATGGCACGCGCGGAACGCCGACGAGCGATGCGCTTTGCGATGCGATCGACCATCTCGAGGGTTCCGCCGGCACGGTCGCGTTGCCCTCCGGTCTCGTCGCCGTGACGCTGCCGCTACTCGCCTTCCTGTCGGCCGGCGACCATGTTCTGATTACCGATTCGGTCTATCATCCGACACGCAATTTCGCCGATACGATGCTGAAGCGGCTCGGCGTCGAGGTCGACTATTACGATCCGGAGATCGGCGCCGGCATCGCCGCCCTGATCAAGCCGAACACGAAGGTCGTGTTCACGGAATCGCCTGCCTCCAACACATTCGAGATGCAGGACATCCCGGCGATAGCGAAGGCCGCGCATGCGGCCGGAGCCATCGTCATGATGGACAATACCTGGGCGACGCCGCTCTACTTCCGCCCCCTCGACCACGGGGTCGATATCTCCATCCACGCCGCCACCAAATATCCGGGCGGGCATTCCGACGTGCTGCTCGGCACCGTCTCGGCCAACGAGGCGTGCTGGCCGCAGCTGCGGGAAACCTTCACCACCATGGGCGTCTGCGCCGGGCCGGACGACGTCTATCAGGTGCTGCGCGGGCTGCGCACGATGGGCGTGCGGCTTGCCCACCACCAGAAGAGCGCCCTCGACATCGCGCGCTGGCTGGAAACGCAGAAAGGCGTCGCCCGCGTCCTGCACCCCGGCCTCGAAAGCCACCCTGGCCACACGCTGTGGAAGCGCGATTTTTCCGGAGCGAGCGGCATATTCTCGGTCGTGCTCGACGGCGGTGGCGAGAAAGAAGCGCATGCCTTCCTCGATGCGCTGGATATATTCGGTCTCGGCTATTCCTGGGGCGGCTATGAGAGCCTCGCCGTCAACGTCTTCCTCGGCGATCGTACCGTGAAGAAGGCTTATGAAGGCCCTGTCATCCGGTTGCAGATCGGGCTGGAAGACGTGGACGATCTCAAGGCCGATATTTCGCGTGGGCTGAAGGCGGCACGGAACTGA